A window from Candidatus Bathyarchaeota archaeon encodes these proteins:
- a CDS encoding NAD-binding protein: MQRKTEGLNEEEVIFGRPSKGLIRRQTRRFSFVFYQAFYGPIAFFKAVYRQVIVLALMFLFGGVIYYYFDHLPTISAFLASVSTITTVGMFIPNGGNFFTIDPTEAVLLIVLILISVGALASIVQSMVSMLVDGQLAKSEAQKQLMKRLRKHVIVFGYSHLGKYVSEKLEELGFDYVIMTKDPNTYNELLKRDVFVVLEYETQPIEALKTAGIDQASMVVIAHEQDAENMLILLTARKLRQDVRIISVVHDPALVDTAKTAGASMVIPDSVTVGHLLALSAVTKGLVGIVFSEKIGAKEIAEFTIFRSSPLIGKGLQEISKYGSIIGVIRDGKVVSSLFDPGFTLAENDTLLILGETECLYKIEKQAYAL, translated from the coding sequence ATGCAACGGAAGACTGAGGGATTGAACGAGGAGGAAGTGATTTTTGGGCGCCCAAGCAAAGGACTCATCAGAAGACAGACCCGAAGATTCAGTTTCGTTTTCTATCAAGCCTTCTACGGACCAATAGCCTTCTTTAAAGCAGTTTACCGTCAAGTCATAGTGCTTGCTTTGATGTTCTTATTTGGCGGGGTCATCTATTACTACTTTGACCATTTACCCACAATCAGCGCGTTCTTGGCTTCGGTCTCGACGATAACCACAGTTGGCATGTTTATTCCAAACGGCGGCAACTTTTTCACAATTGACCCCACCGAAGCAGTGCTTTTAATAGTCTTGATTCTTATATCGGTTGGCGCGTTAGCATCTATTGTCCAGAGTATGGTTAGCATGTTAGTTGACGGTCAACTTGCAAAAAGCGAAGCCCAAAAGCAACTCATGAAGCGGCTAAGAAAACACGTAATAGTGTTCGGTTACAGCCATTTGGGTAAGTATGTTTCTGAGAAACTCGAAGAGTTAGGCTTCGACTATGTCATCATGACCAAGGACCCAAATACCTATAATGAACTGCTAAAACGAGATGTGTTTGTGGTACTTGAATACGAAACCCAACCCATTGAAGCCCTCAAAACAGCGGGCATCGACCAAGCCTCGATGGTGGTTATCGCACATGAACAAGACGCGGAGAACATGCTTATTCTGCTGACTGCTCGCAAACTGCGGCAAGACGTTCGCATAATTTCTGTAGTGCATGACCCCGCTTTAGTTGACACTGCCAAAACCGCAGGCGCAAGCATGGTTATCCCCGACTCCGTCACCGTGGGGCATCTGCTAGCGCTCTCAGCCGTAACCAAAGGCTTAGTTGGCATCGTGTTCTCAGAGAAAATTGGGGCAAAAGAAATCGCGGAATTCACAATCTTTAGGTCTTCCCCACTCATCGGCAAAGGCCTGCAAGAAATCTCCAAGTACGGCTCCATAATCGGCGTAATTCGCGATGGTAAAGTGGTATCTTCCCTATTTGACCCAGGGTTTACCTTGGCAGAAAACGACACTCTGCTGATTCTGGGCGAAACCGAGTGCCTCTACAAAATCGAGAAGCAAGCCTACGCCCTCTAA
- a CDS encoding PQQ-binding-like beta-propeller repeat protein, which yields MKRINHKLLAILTISLLTISMLVSLTMVPSTGAHDPPKSFPTWTYLVASANLVGVGQEIMLVFWSNAVPPTAQGTFGDKWTFTIDVISPNGQNKTLGPFESDPVGGSYTNFTPIETGNYTFVAKMVEHKITGQPTNPFYSIPQQSGYAFWNDTFLASSSDPVNVAVQQDPIQKWSETPLPSEFWTRPINNMNRNWYTLAGNWLAGAAQKVNSTTGFGYGPGPESAHVMWATPMWAGGIMDERFGTEGYNGIHYEGLFFDPPIILNGNLYYNTKSNPQYGWHCLNLYTGEEEYFHNTTGSVTQPMGPPVAGTIYGESLKFGQILVYNNFDQYGGIPYLWSIGVPAPMYGPPTGPASPMMMFDAYTGNYICSIANVSTSGTQVYGNDGSILYFNLVGSGANKRLTVWNTTQAIWWPGTQQQWQNQESVFQMENYYYWRPVLNKTYDGSHGFFYNVSIPDVQGSILAVRDDKYVIGGTLGYNDDRGVLPGNLWALNLDRSKGAVGTLLWNITYTTPKTEVPANTGVIGYRGISGPTVDPESGVFVLNEGVTRRWWGYSLETGQQIWGPTESENPMNVYGVGSNIYQGKLLSYGYGGELYAYDMKTGELAWKFTAANEGFESPYGNYPVGIGCIADGKIYLGTCEHSPGQPLFRGSYVRCINASDGEELWKFSLFGVSLPGGASGSNFAISDGYLVALNIYDNQIYCFGKGPSATTVTAPDTSIPAESVAMIRGTVTDQCAGAKKIAEQEGFSAGVAAVSVESQKGWMEYLYQQQAKPTNATGVPVSIDAVDPNGNYIHIGDTTSDVSGNFGYAWLTPNVPGQYTITATFQGSEAYYGSAAETSTYVSELSATATPLPAQAESIADMYFIPMSIGIIVVVIIIGVMLALLLIRKRP from the coding sequence ATGAAAAGAATAAATCATAAATTATTAGCAATTTTGACGATTTCTCTTCTAACGATTTCAATGCTTGTCTCACTAACGATGGTCCCCTCAACTGGCGCACATGACCCCCCAAAATCTTTTCCCACATGGACTTACCTGGTCGCTTCAGCTAACCTCGTAGGCGTTGGCCAAGAAATCATGCTGGTTTTTTGGAGCAATGCAGTACCTCCAACCGCTCAAGGTACCTTCGGGGACAAATGGACCTTCACGATTGACGTTATCTCGCCTAATGGCCAAAATAAAACGTTAGGTCCCTTCGAATCTGACCCCGTAGGCGGCAGTTACACAAACTTCACCCCCATCGAAACTGGCAATTACACCTTCGTCGCGAAGATGGTTGAACACAAAATAACTGGTCAACCCACAAACCCCTTCTACTCAATACCGCAGCAATCTGGCTATGCCTTTTGGAATGACACTTTCTTAGCAAGCTCCAGCGACCCCGTAAATGTTGCTGTCCAGCAGGACCCAATACAGAAATGGTCAGAAACACCTTTACCCTCCGAGTTCTGGACTCGCCCAATCAACAACATGAATAGAAACTGGTACACCCTTGCAGGGAATTGGCTGGCAGGCGCCGCACAAAAAGTCAACTCAACCACTGGCTTTGGCTATGGACCCGGTCCCGAAAGCGCTCATGTCATGTGGGCGACCCCGATGTGGGCTGGCGGCATCATGGACGAACGCTTTGGCACCGAAGGCTACAACGGTATACACTACGAAGGCCTATTCTTTGACCCCCCAATTATCCTCAACGGAAATCTCTACTACAATACCAAATCAAACCCTCAATACGGTTGGCATTGCCTTAATCTCTACACTGGCGAAGAAGAATACTTCCACAACACCACAGGCTCCGTAACCCAACCAATGGGACCCCCCGTTGCAGGAACAATCTATGGCGAATCTCTAAAATTCGGTCAAATTCTCGTCTACAATAACTTTGACCAATACGGCGGCATACCCTACCTCTGGAGCATAGGCGTACCAGCGCCCATGTATGGTCCACCCACAGGTCCAGCGAGTCCAATGATGATGTTTGACGCCTACACAGGCAACTACATCTGCAGCATAGCAAATGTATCCACCTCAGGCACCCAAGTCTACGGCAACGACGGCAGCATACTGTACTTTAACCTCGTAGGCTCAGGAGCAAACAAACGTTTGACCGTCTGGAATACTACTCAAGCTATATGGTGGCCAGGTACCCAGCAGCAATGGCAAAACCAAGAAAGCGTATTCCAAATGGAGAACTACTACTACTGGCGGCCCGTCCTCAATAAGACATACGACGGAAGTCACGGCTTCTTCTACAACGTCTCAATACCTGATGTGCAGGGCAGCATCCTTGCCGTGCGCGACGACAAATACGTCATCGGCGGAACACTCGGCTACAACGACGACCGCGGAGTTCTTCCAGGTAACCTTTGGGCGCTAAACCTTGACAGAAGCAAAGGTGCTGTCGGTACGCTTCTTTGGAACATAACCTATACCACGCCAAAAACTGAGGTGCCCGCTAATACAGGTGTCATCGGTTATAGAGGCATCAGCGGACCCACCGTGGATCCCGAAAGCGGCGTATTTGTCCTCAACGAAGGCGTCACCAGACGATGGTGGGGATACAGCCTCGAAACTGGACAACAAATCTGGGGCCCAACCGAAAGCGAAAACCCCATGAACGTCTACGGAGTCGGCAGCAACATCTACCAAGGCAAACTTCTCAGTTACGGATATGGCGGAGAACTATACGCCTACGACATGAAAACTGGCGAACTCGCATGGAAATTCACAGCAGCAAACGAGGGCTTCGAATCCCCCTACGGCAACTACCCTGTAGGCATAGGCTGCATCGCTGACGGCAAAATCTATCTAGGCACCTGCGAACACTCACCCGGCCAACCCCTATTCCGCGGCTCATACGTCCGCTGCATCAACGCATCCGACGGTGAAGAACTCTGGAAATTTTCGCTTTTCGGTGTAAGCTTGCCCGGAGGCGCCAGCGGCAGCAACTTCGCAATCTCAGACGGCTACCTAGTTGCCCTCAACATCTACGACAACCAGATATACTGCTTCGGCAAAGGCCCAAGCGCCACAACAGTCACTGCACCAGACACCTCTATACCCGCAGAATCCGTCGCTATGATACGAGGCACCGTAACTGACCAATGTGCAGGAGCCAAAAAAATCGCTGAACAAGAAGGCTTCTCCGCAGGCGTCGCCGCAGTATCCGTCGAAAGCCAAAAAGGCTGGATGGAATATCTCTATCAACAGCAGGCAAAGCCTACAAACGCAACAGGCGTACCAGTATCCATAGACGCAGTTGACCCCAACGGCAACTACATCCACATCGGCGACACCACAAGCGACGTTAGCGGCAACTTTGGCTACGCATGGCTCACACCAAACGTACCCGGACAATACACCATAACCGCCACATTCCAAGGCTCCGAAGCCTACTATGGGTCAGCCGCAGAAACATCAACCTACGTTTCTGAACTATCTGCCACAGCAACTCCTTTGCCCGCACAAGCAGAATCCATCGCTGACATGTACTTCATACCTATGTCGATTGGCATCATAGTCGTGGTTATCATAATCGGCGTGATGCTGGCTTTGTTATTGATAAGAAAACGCCCATAA
- a CDS encoding formylmethanofuran dehydrogenase subunit B, whose amino-acid sequence MDHKPKNKIKEIKAAVCPICGCLCDDLEITVKNNEIVKMKNGCAVCEAKMVHGYKTERIREPLIRKEGKLVPVTLDEAIHKAAQILTDAKYPLLFGWECCTGEVQGIGVELAEELGGAIDNVCSICHGPSMMALQEAGIPSCTLGQVRHRADLIIYWGANPWASHPRHVERYTAFPEGRFQDSGWKSYMQKMKATAGKKKIDAAARRGTTTYQPPAIPNKLQVDAPPQSLNKDGRKLIVFDPIKTMTAEVADYFVQVEPNKDYEIFETLRCLVNDQDVDVDTVGGVPVEYLKEIADLMVNCEFGAIFFGLGLTASAGRFRNIEIAVKLTQDLNRKTKFAIMPMRGHFNIAGANIAFTWRTGYPFAIDFSQGYPQYNPGEFTTIDLLKNNDNDATLVIGADPGAHFPKPSMQKMLQHPLIVINPDMNGTSRLGDVVFPTQWCGIEIAGTAYRMDTVPITVKKLVDPPPGIPSDEEILTRILKEVREIKAKNAEQNNTEAPKVKRVSKKKEANPQMGLVPRRLEKQPL is encoded by the coding sequence GTGGACCACAAACCAAAAAACAAAATAAAAGAAATCAAAGCAGCAGTTTGTCCAATCTGCGGTTGTCTATGCGACGACCTAGAAATAACTGTCAAAAACAACGAAATCGTAAAAATGAAGAACGGTTGCGCTGTATGCGAAGCAAAAATGGTCCACGGATATAAAACCGAACGTATCCGAGAACCATTAATCCGTAAAGAGGGCAAACTAGTCCCCGTAACCCTAGACGAAGCCATCCATAAAGCTGCCCAAATCCTCACAGACGCCAAATACCCCCTGTTATTCGGCTGGGAATGCTGCACAGGAGAAGTCCAAGGCATCGGAGTAGAATTAGCTGAAGAATTAGGCGGAGCAATAGATAACGTTTGCAGCATCTGCCATGGACCCTCGATGATGGCGCTACAGGAAGCAGGCATACCCAGTTGTACTTTGGGGCAAGTTAGGCACCGTGCTGACTTAATCATTTATTGGGGAGCCAACCCATGGGCGTCCCATCCAAGGCATGTTGAAAGATATACTGCGTTCCCAGAGGGTCGCTTTCAGGACAGCGGATGGAAAAGCTACATGCAGAAGATGAAGGCAACCGCCGGCAAAAAGAAAATCGATGCAGCAGCCCGCCGGGGAACAACCACTTATCAACCACCCGCCATCCCAAATAAGCTCCAAGTAGATGCTCCACCCCAAAGCCTCAACAAAGATGGACGAAAACTGATAGTTTTTGACCCCATCAAAACCATGACCGCTGAAGTCGCAGACTACTTCGTACAGGTCGAACCCAACAAGGATTACGAGATATTTGAAACACTTCGATGTTTAGTAAATGACCAAGATGTAGACGTTGACACAGTTGGCGGAGTCCCAGTCGAATACCTAAAGGAAATCGCAGACCTCATGGTAAACTGTGAATTCGGCGCAATATTCTTCGGTTTAGGCTTAACAGCGTCGGCAGGACGATTTAGAAACATCGAAATAGCCGTCAAACTAACCCAAGACCTCAACCGAAAAACAAAATTCGCAATCATGCCCATGAGAGGCCACTTCAACATTGCAGGCGCAAACATAGCGTTCACATGGCGAACAGGTTACCCATTTGCAATCGACTTCTCCCAAGGCTACCCCCAATATAACCCCGGAGAATTCACAACCATCGACCTCCTAAAAAACAACGACAACGACGCCACCTTAGTCATAGGCGCAGACCCAGGTGCACACTTCCCAAAACCATCAATGCAGAAAATGCTACAACACCCCTTAATCGTCATTAACCCTGACATGAACGGCACCTCCCGCCTCGGCGACGTAGTTTTTCCGACCCAGTGGTGCGGCATAGAAATCGCAGGCACAGCCTACCGCATGGACACCGTGCCCATAACCGTCAAAAAGCTTGTAGACCCACCCCCCGGCATCCCAAGCGACGAGGAAATCCTAACAAGAATCCTCAAAGAGGTCCGAGAAATCAAAGCAAAAAATGCAGAACAAAACAATACGGAAGCACCAAAAGTCAAGCGGGTTTCAAAGAAAAAAGAAGCTAACCCCCAGATGGGTTTAGTTCCGCGACGGTTAGAAAAACAGCCCCTCTAA
- a CDS encoding alpha/beta hydrolase, with protein sequence MTTQTLTLPDNRKLAYAITGQGTPVIYFHGTASSRLETLLLTQLTTTHSLQLIGIDRPGYGLSTYKPRRNIQDFNPDVNALTQHLGLKQFGILGWSGGGAFALAYLAAYPERVTKAVTVGAPNLPFDVSTAHNNMPLARYIMKLQFAGRIAMRQLAHSLRRAKGDAAAFLATPPGKQLLHGCSASDLQFFSDPTWLNLMYEAMLEAFRQGEDGIDAVLDEHQLFMQPWGISFTEVPLGKLVIWTGDQDKTCPVKNAYDLHKTVSSDLEIFSGLGHCAMFENLNKLGIILQST encoded by the coding sequence ATGACAACCCAAACGCTCACCCTCCCCGACAACCGCAAACTCGCATACGCAATCACAGGACAAGGCACACCCGTTATATACTTCCATGGAACCGCCAGCAGCCGCCTCGAAACCCTCCTTCTAACCCAACTCACAACCACCCACTCCCTACAACTCATCGGCATAGACCGCCCCGGCTACGGATTATCCACCTATAAACCCCGACGAAACATCCAAGACTTCAACCCCGACGTCAACGCCTTAACCCAACACTTAGGCTTAAAACAATTTGGAATTTTAGGCTGGTCCGGCGGCGGAGCCTTCGCCCTCGCCTACTTAGCCGCGTACCCTGAGCGCGTAACCAAAGCCGTAACCGTGGGCGCCCCCAACCTACCCTTTGACGTCTCCACCGCACACAACAATATGCCACTTGCCCGCTACATCATGAAACTCCAGTTTGCGGGACGCATCGCCATGCGGCAACTAGCTCATTCGCTACGCCGCGCCAAAGGGGATGCCGCAGCTTTTCTGGCGACACCACCTGGTAAACAGCTTCTGCATGGCTGCTCTGCGAGTGATTTGCAGTTTTTCTCTGACCCAACTTGGCTGAATTTGATGTATGAGGCGATGCTGGAGGCTTTTCGACAAGGCGAAGACGGCATTGATGCGGTGTTAGATGAGCATCAACTGTTTATGCAGCCGTGGGGCATCAGCTTCACAGAAGTTCCTTTGGGTAAACTTGTTATTTGGACGGGTGACCAAGACAAAACCTGCCCCGTAAAAAACGCGTATGACCTACACAAAACAGTATCCAGCGACTTGGAAATTTTTAGTGGCCTAGGACACTGTGCAATGTTTGAGAACCTAAACAAATTAGGCATAATTCTACAATCAACTTAA
- a CDS encoding alkaline phosphatase family protein, with amino-acid sequence MVSPPNPTRTTTTNAGQQMLTKQIQTHKDPQNNFIYPQYKQNNITNIPNTIQHLLLKNKQPKNPLQKKVEPLVSKETNKIVLLVIDGFGFNQFLKHHQQNPFLSNLSDKGEVTPITSVFPTQTTNALTSLNTGLTPQEHGLFEYFIYLKGIGVVNALRFERLGNKRHSKPEDEGHDPSVMLLKGKTIHSTLKEEGIPSWTHMNFSNATNAASKLIFQDSTVIPAVKASDCIVQLRKNLQETKGSGYFFIHLDTIDTVSHEYGPDSEEYNAELSALTYLLHTELVQKLDAQTAKETLLILTADHGGVNVDPQETTYLPRAPLNFYVEKHRPIPPTGSPREIFLHIKEEKLNQTKQWLQQAIGKKAQILQTKEVAARGLFGDGQASEDFFERTGNLMIIPYENGTVWFESRMGRRIPFLGQHGGLSEDEILVPFGAAMLDRLKV; translated from the coding sequence ATGGTAAGCCCCCCAAACCCAACCAGAACAACCACAACAAACGCAGGCCAACAAATGTTAACCAAACAAATCCAAACACACAAAGACCCCCAAAACAACTTCATCTACCCCCAATACAAACAAAACAACATCACAAACATACCAAACACCATACAACACCTACTCCTAAAAAACAAACAACCAAAAAACCCCCTGCAAAAAAAGGTTGAACCACTCGTCTCCAAAGAAACAAACAAAATTGTCCTACTCGTAATTGATGGGTTCGGATTTAACCAATTTTTAAAGCATCACCAACAAAACCCTTTTTTAAGCAACCTCAGCGACAAGGGCGAGGTAACCCCAATAACAAGCGTTTTTCCTACCCAAACAACCAACGCCCTCACATCCCTAAACACAGGCTTAACACCTCAAGAACACGGACTCTTTGAATATTTCATATATCTAAAAGGCATCGGTGTTGTCAATGCCTTACGGTTTGAACGTTTAGGCAACAAACGGCATAGCAAACCCGAGGACGAAGGACACGACCCCAGCGTAATGTTGTTGAAGGGAAAAACAATTCACAGCACATTAAAAGAAGAAGGCATCCCCAGCTGGACGCATATGAATTTTTCAAACGCCACTAACGCCGCCTCCAAACTGATTTTTCAAGACAGCACCGTAATACCGGCAGTAAAAGCATCAGATTGTATTGTGCAGCTAAGAAAAAATCTTCAAGAAACCAAAGGCAGCGGCTACTTCTTCATTCACCTTGACACGATAGATACGGTTTCACATGAGTATGGACCGGATAGTGAAGAGTACAACGCAGAGCTTTCAGCGTTAACGTATTTGCTGCATACGGAATTGGTACAGAAACTCGACGCCCAAACCGCCAAGGAAACACTCCTAATACTGACTGCGGACCATGGCGGCGTCAACGTAGACCCCCAAGAAACAACATATCTGCCCAGAGCACCCCTGAATTTTTATGTAGAAAAACATAGACCCATACCACCCACCGGTAGCCCCAGAGAAATCTTTCTACACATAAAAGAAGAAAAACTCAACCAGACCAAACAGTGGCTCCAGCAAGCAATCGGCAAAAAAGCACAGATACTTCAAACTAAAGAAGTTGCTGCGAGGGGCCTTTTTGGGGATGGGCAAGCGAGTGAGGACTTTTTTGAGCGAACAGGCAACCTTATGATTATACCCTATGAGAATGGGACGGTTTGGTTTGAGAGTCGTATGGGTCGGCGTATTCCTTTTTTGGGGCAGCATGGCGGGTTAAGTGAGGACGAGATTTTGGTTCCGTTTGGAGCGGCTATGCTGGATAGGCTAAAAGTGTAG
- a CDS encoding DUF3786 domain-containing protein, whose protein sequence is MAKLDLSAKTAQKLQVMLGKGDYDFLGFTFNTQTCTLTDNLGDPQSAELCLKIFPILLRHYAEGNPAALTGKRIKFRDVPGGYAYEGAFVRNAIHPIEEAFGKTPEDLTKAALRLGGATLSLGDDSTEIFALKGIPLTYILYSSDEFGASANILYDESASHYLPTEDLAVLGELTTSRLLAAKRV, encoded by the coding sequence GTGGCAAAATTGGATTTATCAGCAAAAACAGCGCAGAAGCTTCAGGTGATGCTGGGCAAGGGAGACTATGACTTTTTAGGGTTCACCTTCAACACGCAAACATGCACGTTAACAGACAATTTAGGCGACCCACAAAGCGCTGAGTTATGCTTGAAGATTTTTCCCATTTTGTTGCGGCATTATGCTGAAGGGAATCCTGCAGCATTGACGGGTAAACGCATAAAATTCAGAGATGTCCCCGGAGGCTACGCTTACGAGGGCGCATTTGTCCGAAACGCCATTCACCCCATTGAGGAAGCATTCGGCAAAACACCCGAAGATTTGACCAAAGCCGCCTTACGCCTCGGTGGAGCCACCCTAAGCCTTGGAGATGACTCTACAGAAATCTTTGCCCTCAAAGGCATCCCCTTAACATACATCCTCTACAGCTCCGACGAGTTTGGAGCGTCGGCAAACATACTCTACGATGAATCCGCAAGCCACTATTTGCCTACGGAAGATTTAGCAGTATTAGGCGAGTTAACCACCAGTCGGCTACTTGCAGCAAAACGGGTTTAA